GTGAATTTTGTATGATGTtcactataattatttttggtgTGAACTtgttcactatatatatatacattttcatggattaatttaaaatttatgccaccaaaaatatattttttattgatgggtatgcaatttttttataacgtaattactaaattaattcataattgtttcaatttttagtAATACAATGATTGTTCTAAAGGCGTAGCTATTTCCcggtaatttatttttttaaaataagtctctatatatatatattactttttaaaaaaatttgtatataacttttttgcttttaatttctgTAATTTACTTATTATTGTAATATGGTAACTTTATTTAGTATTTGTTACCAgctttttgttaataataaagcATTTAATATATGATTGTTGAGTTAATTCTCAATCAGTttctttttagggttaaatatatttttagttcttatactttgggattattttggttttagtccttctttcaaactaaggtataattaagtcctttaactttagaaaactttgtttttagtcctttttatcacattgttttaactttatttgttgtttcaagcaaataaagttaaaaaaatttggtaaaaaggactaaaaccagagttttctaaagttgaaggactaaattatactttagtttaaaagagaaactaaaaccaaaatcgccccaaaatatagggactaaaaatatatttaacccttctttTTATTGGTTCATCAAATAAGTCGCGTGAAAAAATAGTAACTTACAAAGTTCTCATATAACATGGGTTGggattaaaataaaagtggatatagtttataataaagttttaattaacttttaaatattttgagaatcgcataagttattaaattttataaatattttacattaattttaaattattattaattgatttttattatttattatttaattagaaaGTTAAGGCTCCATCTAATTTGTATTGTTGGTTTCAAACATACCTGAGTTTTAAAACATTTGTGTGTATTTTTTAAACGCGTATTTAATATGTAACATGACAAATTTTCTGTGAGTCAGGTAACGAGTAAATACTATTTGTAATTAACCTAACTCTTTATCATTTTTAGGCTAGCTTGAATTGACTTAATTTTGTCTAGgactattcttattaaaaatttatatttttttataaacttatgtgaatataaattttaaaaatatatttaatttaatatttataaattaattgggtgaaaaaaattaaaaatggttataataaataagataatttaaatatattttaattatagtaataaaaaaattatcataataaaacaaaacaaaaaatagatatccttttctcttttattttattgtttttaaatttgaatttttgaattttataccttttgtattttaatttttttataaaattctattaagattttttattattttgctatatttaaatatgttttttctaaataaaaatttaaaaagaaattctatatttttttaaatattttctttaaataatatttttttataaataaacctaAATGTTTTACattcatattaataatttttaactttacattaaatttcttttcaaatatttccaccttatattattacttattttttttttccaacttattactcaaaaaagaaattgttacataagttattttaaccaaataaatatagatttatcaattaattttacaaaatctcTAAACATTATTATGTTTCTAAATTAgacttgattatttttaataatctttctcCTCGAATAATTCCCTTTTCTATAGTATATTCTTCTCAATTGTAGGATAACTCTAACCTTTATTTATCTCTCGTTATTGCTGTGATTATGGTACTGTTGTGTTTTATTGTTAAAGTTGCCAGAGCTGTTTTGACGAATGCGGTAGATTATTTCCAACAAGGTTAATGAACTGAAGCTAAATATGCAGTCTCAGTTCCCTGTATTATTTCAATACAAAGTACAACATTTAGAAGCTTAACAGGAGCCAATTTACTATCCAATGGAGAGAGACTCTTATCTTGGAAAAGGAACATTTAGTTATATGTAAGTGGAAGAAGATGTTTGTGGCAGATGTTGCATGAAGAATTATAGTATATGACATTATATGTATTCAAGTGAAGCTGCAAGGTTCTGCAGCAAATCCCACCTTAGAGAGTTTGGCATCGTAAATGACCCTTTGATTCCTCTGCTGATAGTTTCCAATGATTCCCATTTCATACTCATCTGAAAGACTAGCAAGGGCCAAACACACCCGCGAAGTATCCTCTTTAACCAAATAGAATATGCCAGTTACGTCCACATTCAGTTCAGCATTGCCCTCAAAATGCATGTTGATGGTAGGTATGTTCACTTCCTTATACCCAGTGAGATTAAAGCAGGTATCCAAAATTGAAAACCCCGGTGCTGAAGGGAAACCGGAAAACTCTTCCAAGAACTTTGCCTTCACAGCATTGTACACAGATGGAGGCAGCCTGGAGATCACTGTCCCGGAATCAAGTATCACCCCACCATTGCCAAAACTTAAATTTTGCAGAACCACGCCTCCAATATCTATGCCAGTGAGGTTCAATATGTAAAAGGTGGATAACTGTAGATTAGGAACCATCCTCGTGTAGGCAATTGGagtaacatttttaaaaacttcaCTCTGATTACCCATAACTAATGACCCAGAAGCTCCAGCTTGAATTGAAGGTAAGCAGTAAGAAAAAACTCCTCCAAATGTAGCATTAGTTTGGGAGATCATTGAAAGGTCACTTCTTCCCAACCCTATAATACCCGAGGCTCCTCCAAATAGACCTTTGTTGTTTCTTCCACAACCAAACACAAAATTACTCACTGAAATACCTCCAAAACTCAGTTTCTCAACCCCCAGTTCACCTCTGGTGTATGACCCATCACCATAGTTAACCACATAGTCACAAGTTGACGGATTACTGTCACATGCTCCTGAATTTCCTGTACCCGATTGAAGAGACTGGCAGATTGTTGAATTGCACAGAATTGATTGAAAGGAAGGGGAGTTAGAAGATTTGAATAGAGGTTCTTTCTGATTGTAACATGACCGGCAAGGCTCGCATTGGACCCATGTTAAGTCGCTTCCAGTGTCAACTATCATGGTCATGTTCTGGCTTCCTAATCCCACACTCACAATGTAGTTTAGAGTTTGGAATTTTACACCAGAAGTTAACGGAACTTGGGTTTCCGAGGAATCTTCTATATGTCCAGAGGCCTTTTTTCTAATATGATTTTGAATCGAACGAACGTGGACAATATCCAATTCCAACTGTTTCTCAAGCCAATTATCTTTATTCCCTGACCACTGACCCCTGTCTTTCATTTCCAGTATAATAGCACCTTTTTCCCTTCCTGAGAATTCAGATTATATAAGGAGTTTTATCGGAGTCAAGAACCAAAAGGGTTGTAATTTAAAGCACACAACTTACTCGTAGACACTGTAAAGTAATGCAGTCTAAAAAACATAACATACAGCATGGACATAGTTATTAATGGGCTAATCTATACTTGGTGACTTTGCCGTGAAGGAAAAACACAAatgaataatttctttcaaGGGATTTTAGATTCTTAATagtataaagaaagaaag
This DNA window, taken from Vigna radiata var. radiata cultivar VC1973A chromosome 5, Vradiata_ver6, whole genome shotgun sequence, encodes the following:
- the LOC106759931 gene encoding aspartyl protease family protein At5g10770 isoform X2 — translated: MDSGEFMLWNCLYLELPISGREKGAIILEMKDRGQWSGNKDNWLEKQLELDIVHVRSIQNHIRKKASGHIEDSSETQVPLTSGVKFQTLNYIVSVGLGSQNMTMIVDTGSDLTWVQCEPCRSCYNQKEPLFKSSNSPSFQSILCNSTICQSLQSGTGNSGACDSNPSTCDYVVNYGDGSYTRGELGVEKLSFGGISVSNFVFGCGRNNKGLFGGASGIIGLGRSDLSMISQTNATFGGVFSYCLPSIQAGASGSLVMGNQSEVFKNVTPIAYTRMVPNLQLSTFYILNLTGIDIGGVVLQNLSFGNGGVILDSGTVISRLPPSVYNAVKAKFLEEFSGFPSAPGFSILDTCFNLTGYKEVNIPTINMHFEGNAELNVDVTGIFYLVKEDTSRVCLALASLSDEYEMGIIGNYQQRNQRVIYDAKLSKVGFAAEPCSFT
- the LOC106759931 gene encoding aspartyl protease family protein At5g10770 isoform X1, with the translated sequence MHNPSGVSNPQISFVLFSMQNPSYSQSLSTTHLHHCHCSSSSSLPLHCITMAESTSMSPYLLFLLSLSLIMPNGTHSYDNNTFNLQKSQKKQQSVAPGCLLPESRREKGAIILEMKDRGQWSGNKDNWLEKQLELDIVHVRSIQNHIRKKASGHIEDSSETQVPLTSGVKFQTLNYIVSVGLGSQNMTMIVDTGSDLTWVQCEPCRSCYNQKEPLFKSSNSPSFQSILCNSTICQSLQSGTGNSGACDSNPSTCDYVVNYGDGSYTRGELGVEKLSFGGISVSNFVFGCGRNNKGLFGGASGIIGLGRSDLSMISQTNATFGGVFSYCLPSIQAGASGSLVMGNQSEVFKNVTPIAYTRMVPNLQLSTFYILNLTGIDIGGVVLQNLSFGNGGVILDSGTVISRLPPSVYNAVKAKFLEEFSGFPSAPGFSILDTCFNLTGYKEVNIPTINMHFEGNAELNVDVTGIFYLVKEDTSRVCLALASLSDEYEMGIIGNYQQRNQRVIYDAKLSKVGFAAEPCSFT